Genomic DNA from Solanum dulcamara chromosome 4, daSolDulc1.2, whole genome shotgun sequence:
CTGtgtattgttatttattatcACTACCTCCCAGTATCAGAATTGAGTAATTTGTGCGACTGCTTTTCTTGGATAAAATGTGTACCTTTAGGTTTAATCAAATGTTTAAAGTGGTATGCATGCATCCTGCAGGTTGGAGGGTAAAGTGGCTGTAATTACGGGTGCTGCAAGTGGCATTGGTGAAGCAAGTGCAAGATTATTCGTCCAACATGGTGCTTGTGTGGTCATCGCTGATATTCAAGATGAACTCGGTCTACAAGTAGTGGCGTCCATCGGAACAGACAAGGCCACCTACCGTCACTGCGACGTCACAGATGAGAAACAGGTAGAGGATACCGTAGCCTACGCGGTCGAGAAATACGGTACTCTCGACGTCATGTTTAGTAATGTTGGGACGTTGCACTTCTGCAGCGTCCTCGACATGAACGTGACGACCTTCGATGAGACCATGGTCATCAACGCTCGAGGATCCGCGTTAGCCGTTAAGCATGCGGCTAGAGTCATGGTTGCTAAGAAAATCCGCGGATCCATTATATGCACCGCGAGTTTAGAGGGTATCCTAGCGGGGGCTGCTTCCTTAGCCTACGTAGCGTCAAAGCATGCAGTCGTAGGCATTGTGAAAGCGGCGGCACGTGAGCTAGGTCCGCACGGGATCAGGGTGAATGGGGTGTCGCCTTATGGCATAGCGACGCCCCTGGTGTGCAAAGCCTACGGGTTGGACATGGCTCCACTGGAAGCAGCAATATGTGGAAATGCTCACTTGAAAGGTGTTACGTTGAGCACGATGCATGTAGCACAAGCAGCACTTTTCTTGGCGTCCGATGAATCCGCTTACATAAGTGGTCAAAATTTGGCTGTTGATGGTGGTCTTAGTTCTATTTTGAAGTTAGAATAAATCATCCCTCTCTCGTTGGTGTGCTGTGATGTTGGCCTTACTTCTATTTTGAAGCTACAATAAATCTTTTCCACTCTTGTGAGTGTACTGTTTTCTCTTCTCAAAGTGGTCAACTTTGAGTTTACTTATTTGCTTGTGAATATCTACTCAACTTTAAGCGAGTTGTGTAGATTATATATGTTTGGGCTTATGTTAAACACTGTTAATATCGAGagaaatataaagtaaaatgaTACATTTAGAAATAATTATCAGATTATAAGCATTAGGAGAAAGACATCCTGAATAATATAGATTGTAATCAATCTTAGGTTGATTGCAGGTCAAATATGGGGTACCGATTCGAAcgtcaataaaaataaattaaataaattaattaattaaaatattataatgaattgatttattaccacacaaatatatattataatttatgttaGAGCAAATCATTTAATTCATAccatttaaaatttatcaatattaataatattattatatatttattttacatttaataagattaatttaatattatttaatttacattatctaaaaaaataaatttacgaGCAAATATTGAACCTGTACCTAACACAAATTTTTCgtaactagtatatatataaaacggAAAAGGGCTAAAATTACccctgaactttgaaaaatagtttatttatgtCCTTCGTTCTACTTTAGGGCCAATTATACCCCTACCGTTAtactttgggccaaatatgcccttgagtatAACAGAATGCCACGTGTCAATTTCTCAGTGGTCAACTTATTTCCccttttaaatgtatttttttaatttttttaaatctgtttttaaaaccatttttttaaaatattttttttaaaaaaaatctatttcgtttttttatctatttttaaaactgctttttaatttttttttttaaaatctgttttttatgtattttttacaatatgtttattttattttattttaaatttgtttttaaaataaatttgcattcacagatttaaaaaaaatatatttaaatagcagatttttaaaaatagattaaaaatggatttaaaaaacatataaaaacagattttaaaaataaatttaaaataaaaatttttaaatctgtttttttatgtattttttacaatatgtttattttattttattttaaatttgtttttaaaataaatttgcattcacagatttttaaaaataataatttaaaaagcagatttaaaaatagattaaaaaatggatttaaaaaacatataaaaaacagattttaaaaacaaatttaaaataaaataaaataaactgattttaaaaaatagataaaaaaacagatttaaactcaagggcatatttggcccaaagtaTAACGGTAGAGATATAATTGACCCTAAAATAGAACGAATGacataaataaactatttttcaaagttcaggagtaattttgaccctttttcttATATAAAATGACACGTTGATAGTgatgaaagaaaataattgaGGCAAGGCGGAGGGTCTTGATAGTATAATTCATTAGTTTATTATGCTTCAGCTAACGAGGAAGCACCCATGAGCTGTAATGAATACTGCcaaatttatattgcatgtctgCCAAGtgctgtaaaaaaaaaattgtatacaACAAAAATGAGCCGGGTAAGTATATGATAAGTCACTTTCGGATatataaattctaaatgataaaattaaaatatattaattttaaataataaagttGATGGTATATCAATTCTAAATGATCAAGTTAAgaatatatcaaatatttttttatgtattttattataatactaaaagaaaagaatttgaTATATCTTCGttgtaaaaaattatatatatccaTATCGTAAATATAAATGCCTCAAATATATCTTTCTATAAATgacttaaatatatttttttcatttaatgaaaataaaaaaacaatattGCTTATATGAATAATAGATAACATATACGTTTATGCTAGAATACATAAACTTGCTGAAATTTAATTCGATAAATATCTtttgaagtatgagcatcaccttcaagcaaattcacaaGTTAGAAATCTGCGGTCTTCTACAGTGATCCCAAATTCACAGCCGAACTctatcaatacttgagtgggCAAGTATTGTATCGAAAACCCTACATCTATTCTTTTTTAGGTTAGAAgaacctctatttatagggacATTTTCCCACTCCCAACATGAAACTGAAAACATGTAATTCTCCTTTTCACCCAAAAATAGGATTTTGAGTTCTAGTTAAATATGGATACTGTAGGAACCACAGAATTAACTAATTGAGGctaattcaaataattaatttgctATTATTCTtatcataataaattataaatcattCCACTAAAAATTCTCCATTAAACACTTATGTAATTCCCCATGTTAATATTACaactaatcaataaattaaattactgatgaatttaaattaaagattaatTTTCTTTAGAGCATGCTTAACTTATTTTATGTGTCAGAttcattaatttaaaattaatcttGGAGTGCAGGTACTTAATTCAACAACTAAACTCTCCAAGGATGATACAAGTTTACGGGGAGCAGAACAGAATAGCTGATGCGTTGACAAAGAAAAGCTTGCATATGGAAGTTTTTGATGTTCCAACCATTTTTAAAGTTCCTCCTGTGTGTGCCCAAGAAACACTATAGGCAGACAGTATAGGAACTATTTTTGACAGAACAATTAAAATTGGAAACATTTTATCCTTGAGCAGGAATGTGGCTCAATCTATTACTTTTTTGCATCCCTCGTCTACAAGGGAAAACGATAACTAACTATTAATATAATTACTTCCTTcagaccaaaaaaataataatattagaaATGGATAAAGCATGATTTATTTGAATGAAAtggtattttttaaaatttctgaaCTTAAAAGCATTGATGAGCTCCTCTCAAGCCCTTGTCAGCCTCATAACTGTGATACTATATGAGACAACTTGATCGATAGAAgttaatattttatgaaaataaagaaagaatttcTGAGACTATTTTTATTACCTCAAAAATGAGGCATAATCAGTCAAAATGGAACAATGCTTGGATCTGTATATATTTCATGGAAAATATCTATATGTACGATCTTGAACAAATTGTTTTTGCTTTCAGCAGCAACTTTGAAATGTGACAAATAAGCATCATCTACTATTTGAATAGTCCTTGCTTTATACTTCAGTATAGGCTTCAATAGATATGATTTCAATTTgtatctatttttgatagtcTTTTTAGGATAAGATTCTGTACTGAGAAAGGTTTCTTTCTGTCAATTTAACTTTGAAAACTACCAAAGTTTTCTtaccattattaatattatatgctcttatttttatagaaaaaaatgatcccaaactAGCTGTGTTGTCATACATATATAAATGAATACACATTTACTCACTTATAATAACTTACACAAATCAAATACCAGAAATCATCAAGTTACGGTATTACtactaaattttaaaagaaacaCTAAGTCTATGTTATGGAGTATGTTGTAAAATAATACAACGAGTGAATGTCCACTAAATTTTGTTCTCTCTATCCTATTATTACTTTTCCACCTAATCCACTAATTTActcatcttttcttcttttgcaTTGACTATAAATAGCCATTGATGTCAGTGGCGGACTTagaatttttaataagggggttcaaaatctgaaaatgtagacacacgaactagccgaagggggttcgacatctactatttatacataaaaaaatattttaaccatgtataaatagtataattttttgccgaagggggttcggatgaaccccctaatTACATGCTAGATCCGCCCCTGATTGATGTTGTGCAATTTAATGCACACACAAATATTAAATTCTCTCTATATCT
This window encodes:
- the LOC129884835 gene encoding short-chain dehydrogenase reductase 3b-like codes for the protein MANKLRLEGKVAVITGAASGIGEASARLFVQHGACVVIADIQDELGLQVVASIGTDKATYRHCDVTDEKQVEDTVAYAVEKYGTLDVMFSNVGTLHFCSVLDMNVTTFDETMVINARGSALAVKHAARVMVAKKIRGSIICTASLEGILAGAASLAYVASKHAVVGIVKAAARELGPHGIRVNGVSPYGIATPLVCKAYGLDMAPLEAAICGNAHLKGVTLSTMHVAQAALFLASDESAYISGQNLAVDGGLSSILKLE